In a genomic window of Candidatus Binatia bacterium:
- a CDS encoding CBS domain-containing protein codes for MVEEIILEEEAIALERTREGTWPGESILGRPIRTLPELQPPIVLGPDATVRDALGVMNRATVGCVLVAEGGKLVGIFTERDLLTKVAGARDIDTTRLADVMTRDPECLTLDDSIAYALNKMSVGGFRHVPLVDEDGHPTGLVGMRSVVDFLVELFPREVLTLPSSPAKQISPTREGA; via the coding sequence ATGGTCGAGGAGATCATCCTGGAGGAGGAGGCGATCGCTCTCGAGCGAACGCGTGAGGGGACGTGGCCGGGAGAGTCCATACTGGGTCGGCCGATCCGCACCCTGCCGGAGCTGCAGCCACCGATCGTCCTCGGTCCGGACGCGACGGTGCGGGACGCGCTCGGGGTGATGAACCGTGCGACCGTCGGCTGCGTGCTCGTCGCCGAAGGCGGAAAGCTCGTCGGCATCTTCACGGAGCGCGACCTCCTGACCAAGGTCGCTGGCGCGCGCGACATCGACACGACGCGCCTTGCCGACGTCATGACGCGCGATCCCGAGTGCTTGACGCTCGACGACAGCATTGCCTATGCGCTCAACAAGATGAGCGTCGGGGGCTTCCGTCACGTCCCGCTGGTGGACGAGGACGGGCATCCGACCGGGCTCGTCGGCATGCGCAGCGTGGTCGACTTCCTGGTCGAGCTCTTCCCGCGCGAGGTGCTGACGCTGCCGTCGTCGCCGGCGAAGCAGATCTCGCCGACGCGCGAGGGCGCCTGA